A single genomic interval of Fibrobacter sp. UWB13 harbors:
- a CDS encoding MBOAT family protein, which yields MLDYIIPYLTRTFAFDPNSPLLFTQFYFWGFFAVVFAIFSLVHSKLLLRNAFLFATSLFFYYKTSGSYVCILIFCVIANFFIGKWIEKAEEKWKKKLLMIIVVIIDLLVLCYYKYSYFFLDALYDFTGIELHVYNFFAAASNAMFNTHSLVDTIILPVGISFFTFQAMSYCIDIYRGKIKAVDNILNFGFYLSFFPQLVAGPIVRADKFVPQLYKPYFLPRRAFGMAVFWILNGLAKKIILSDYLATNFVDRVFDTPLLFTGLENLIALFAYSLQVYADFSGYTDIAIGVALLMGFRLPQNFNSPYKAKSPTEFWRRWHISLSSWWRDYLYIPLGGNRNATVGTFFWMGFLSLVAILLSGSMWVGIALGVFFLYIAIFAYFKPESRKTITTNMNAMATQIVGGWWHGASWNFIIWGGLNGFGQVFNKLWVKRSATVRASIALGFFALSAILYKHYTIPICAITAVWFGVLFVGIYSTIIYHLFCQKQLPWLTTAWNVTLTFVFITFTRLFFRAGSNLDPAEANEVAWNTAKNMVHQMGTAWRWDTILPIAWEHINIILVFIAGMLIHWIPKRVKSRYRITFASLPIPGMVAATAFIIFVIYQFMSADSCPFIYFQF from the coding sequence ATGCTTGACTATATCATCCCCTACCTGACCCGCACATTCGCGTTTGACCCGAACTCCCCGTTACTCTTCACCCAGTTCTATTTCTGGGGTTTCTTCGCGGTCGTTTTCGCCATCTTCTCGTTAGTCCACAGCAAGCTTTTGCTCCGCAACGCATTCCTGTTTGCGACAAGCTTGTTCTTCTACTACAAGACGAGCGGCAGCTACGTGTGCATCCTCATCTTCTGCGTGATAGCAAACTTCTTCATCGGCAAGTGGATTGAGAAAGCAGAAGAAAAGTGGAAAAAGAAACTCTTGATGATTATAGTCGTGATTATCGACTTGCTGGTGCTCTGCTATTATAAATACTCTTACTTCTTCCTGGATGCACTTTACGACTTTACCGGCATCGAGCTCCACGTGTACAACTTCTTTGCCGCCGCAAGCAATGCAATGTTCAACACGCACTCGCTCGTCGATACGATTATCCTCCCGGTCGGTATTTCGTTCTTCACGTTCCAGGCGATGAGCTACTGCATCGACATTTACCGCGGTAAGATCAAGGCCGTAGACAACATCCTGAACTTCGGCTTTTACCTTTCGTTCTTCCCGCAGCTCGTGGCAGGACCGATTGTGCGTGCTGACAAGTTTGTGCCACAGCTTTACAAGCCGTATTTCCTCCCCCGTCGCGCCTTCGGCATGGCAGTGTTCTGGATTTTGAACGGTCTTGCCAAAAAGATTATCTTGAGCGACTACCTCGCCACAAACTTTGTGGACCGCGTTTTCGATACACCGCTCCTCTTTACCGGCCTTGAAAACCTGATTGCCCTTTTCGCCTATTCTTTACAGGTTTACGCCGACTTCTCGGGTTACACGGACATTGCTATTGGCGTTGCACTTTTGATGGGCTTCCGTCTGCCGCAAAACTTCAACAGCCCGTACAAGGCCAAGAGCCCGACCGAATTCTGGCGCCGTTGGCACATCTCGCTTTCTAGCTGGTGGCGCGATTACTTGTACATCCCCCTTGGCGGTAACAGAAACGCAACCGTCGGCACGTTCTTCTGGATGGGTTTCTTGAGCCTTGTGGCCATTCTCCTTTCTGGCAGCATGTGGGTCGGCATCGCTCTTGGCGTGTTCTTCCTCTACATTGCGATTTTCGCCTACTTCAAGCCGGAATCCCGCAAGACGATTACCACGAACATGAACGCTATGGCAACGCAGATTGTCGGCGGTTGGTGGCATGGCGCTAGCTGGAACTTCATCATCTGGGGCGGTTTGAACGGCTTTGGCCAGGTGTTCAACAAGCTCTGGGTCAAGCGCAGCGCGACTGTCCGCGCATCGATTGCTCTTGGATTCTTTGCACTGAGCGCGATTCTCTACAAGCACTACACAATTCCTATATGCGCCATTACAGCCGTGTGGTTCGGCGTGCTTTTCGTGGGCATCTACTCGACCATCATTTATCACTTGTTCTGCCAAAAACAATTGCCGTGGCTCACGACCGCATGGAATGTGACGCTCACGTTTGTGTTCATCACGTTCACGCGTCTCTTCTTCCGCGCAGGTTCAAACCTCGACCCGGCTGAAGCAAACGAAGTCGCATGGAACACGGCAAAGAACATGGTGCACCAGATGGGTACCGCCTGGCGCTGGGACACGATTCTCCCGATTGCATGGGAACACATCAATATCATACTCGTGTTCATCGCTGGTATGCTTATCCACTGGATTCCGAAGCGCGTGAAATCCCGCTACCGCATCACGTTTGCATCGCTCCCGATTCCGGGAATGGTGGCGGCAACGGCGTTCATCATCTTCGTGATTTACCAGTTCATGAGCGCAGACAGTTGTCCGTTCATTTACTTCCAATTCTAG
- a CDS encoding peptidoglycan DD-metalloendopeptidase family protein, producing MKIKTILIAGVLPLALFAKDDDMAGKIVPRLVESRSTELNQTIDGINDFATEAEAQTVGKFVINESNFTHKKSKSRKAKAAAKAAPVVSVKEAVTANLGTEEGINSDSLDTEEAVREYAEADADIKATTDSASTGAPEKLFVLDMTTSIIPTESRRIAGHYGPRKHRMHRGVDLGLCHGEDRTIVAAFAGKVVKVRNQGRRKGYGRYVILDHGNGLTTLYAHLERWKVKVGDELQAGDTIGVGGNSGRSFGAHLHFEMRYNGIYINPETVYDFAEGTFRDISVTLDTDKLQEIEAAYQKEIGKSKFYKVRRGDCLGKIAHKYGTSVEQIKRLNNLKSEKIRPGQVLRCS from the coding sequence ATGAAAATTAAAACTATACTCATTGCAGGAGTCCTGCCACTCGCACTTTTCGCAAAAGATGACGACATGGCGGGAAAAATTGTTCCTCGTCTCGTTGAATCCAGAAGTACAGAATTGAACCAGACTATCGATGGTATCAACGACTTCGCCACAGAAGCCGAAGCCCAAACCGTCGGAAAGTTCGTCATCAACGAAAGCAACTTTACTCATAAAAAATCCAAGTCCCGCAAGGCTAAAGCCGCAGCCAAGGCTGCCCCTGTCGTCAGCGTCAAAGAAGCAGTCACGGCAAATCTCGGGACCGAAGAAGGCATCAATAGCGATAGCCTCGACACTGAAGAAGCCGTACGCGAATATGCCGAAGCAGATGCCGATATCAAGGCAACAACAGACTCCGCTTCCACGGGCGCTCCCGAAAAACTTTTTGTCCTCGACATGACGACTTCCATCATCCCGACGGAAAGTCGCCGCATCGCAGGTCACTATGGTCCGCGCAAGCACCGCATGCATCGCGGTGTAGACCTCGGTCTCTGCCACGGCGAAGACCGCACGATCGTCGCTGCATTTGCAGGCAAGGTCGTCAAGGTTCGCAACCAGGGCCGTCGCAAGGGTTATGGTCGCTACGTGATTTTGGATCACGGCAATGGTCTTACCACGCTTTACGCTCACCTCGAACGCTGGAAGGTCAAGGTTGGCGATGAACTCCAGGCTGGCGATACGATTGGCGTTGGAGGCAACTCAGGCCGCTCGTTCGGCGCCCACTTGCACTTCGAAATGCGCTACAACGGCATCTACATCAATCCTGAAACTGTTTACGATTTCGCCGAAGGCACATTCAGAGATATTTCCGTCACGCTGGATACAGACAAGCTCCAGGAAATCGAAGCCGCCTACCAGAAGGAAATCGGCAAGAGCAAGTTCTATAAAGTTCGTCGTGGCGATTGCCTCGGAAAGATTGCCCACAAGTACGGCACATCTGTCGAACAAATCAAGCGCTTGAACAACCTCAAGTCTGAAAAGATCCGTCCGGGACAAGTGCTCCGCTGCTCATAA
- a CDS encoding chloride channel protein yields the protein MKRIHRTIAKLLVVNGYLPKLGLAAVIGFVTGLVAVAFHWGLDHAVDWVRMPWTLGILPWYAFAVVPAIGGLVVGLFIHKVAHAPETAGQGTDKMIYSFHHQGGNVRARVAPVKFFASIITLATGGSAGYEGPISQIGSGIASTICKFFKMPRMMRGQFLLAGTAAGLGAIFKAPLAGALTSVEMLYREDFESNAFATSIVSSVVSFAIYVAFVGTAPLIGGVPAFPFTGGVELLACALLGVLCFPFSYLYVRFYYESERRFSKWKIPVWLKPALGGAFISLLIFAYPEVSGGGFDFIDNLMAGLVPHSLWGVLLLLGIVLAKIVATALTVGSGGSGGVFGPSLFIGGVIGAMFAGICELAFPGVIRMPEMFILVGMASFFAGAAKAPIAGVVMVCEMTGSYSLLPGLLIASVMHIAFSRNWTIYKSQVLNKFASPAHRRDMDRELIQAYDKIAKE from the coding sequence GTGAAGCGGATTCATCGTACAATTGCGAAACTTCTTGTGGTGAACGGTTACTTGCCGAAGCTTGGGCTTGCCGCGGTAATCGGTTTTGTGACGGGGCTTGTCGCTGTCGCGTTCCATTGGGGGCTTGACCACGCTGTGGATTGGGTTCGCATGCCGTGGACGCTTGGAATTTTGCCGTGGTACGCTTTTGCGGTGGTGCCTGCGATTGGCGGACTTGTTGTCGGGCTTTTCATCCACAAGGTGGCGCATGCGCCAGAGACGGCGGGGCAGGGCACCGACAAGATGATTTATTCTTTCCATCATCAAGGTGGGAATGTTCGTGCGCGCGTGGCTCCGGTCAAGTTCTTTGCTAGTATTATCACGCTTGCGACGGGCGGCTCGGCGGGGTACGAGGGACCGATTTCGCAGATTGGCTCTGGCATTGCATCCACGATTTGCAAGTTTTTTAAGATGCCGCGCATGATGCGTGGACAGTTCTTGCTGGCGGGCACGGCGGCTGGGCTTGGTGCTATTTTCAAGGCTCCGCTCGCGGGAGCGCTCACATCGGTCGAAATGCTTTACCGCGAGGATTTTGAATCGAACGCTTTTGCAACTTCTATCGTATCCTCGGTGGTGTCGTTTGCGATTTACGTCGCGTTTGTGGGGACTGCTCCTTTGATCGGTGGCGTGCCTGCATTCCCGTTTACGGGTGGCGTCGAGCTTTTGGCATGTGCGCTTCTTGGCGTGCTCTGTTTCCCATTCTCGTATTTGTATGTGCGCTTTTACTATGAGTCGGAACGCCGTTTTAGCAAGTGGAAAATCCCCGTTTGGCTCAAGCCTGCGTTGGGTGGCGCGTTCATTTCTCTGTTGATTTTTGCGTACCCGGAAGTTTCGGGTGGCGGCTTTGATTTTATTGACAACCTAATGGCGGGGCTTGTGCCGCATTCGCTGTGGGGCGTTTTGCTCTTGCTCGGTATCGTGCTTGCAAAGATTGTGGCGACCGCTCTTACGGTCGGTTCGGGCGGTTCGGGCGGTGTCTTTGGACCATCGCTATTTATTGGTGGCGTTATTGGCGCTATGTTTGCTGGAATATGCGAACTTGCGTTTCCGGGAGTTATTCGCATGCCTGAGATGTTCATCCTTGTGGGGATGGCGTCATTTTTTGCGGGCGCTGCAAAGGCTCCGATTGCAGGCGTTGTGATGGTCTGTGAAATGACGGGTAGCTACAGCCTGTTGCCGGGACTTTTGATTGCTTCTGTGATGCACATTGCGTTCTCGCGCAACTGGACTATTTACAAAAGCCAGGTGCTTAACAAGTTTGCGTCCCCGGCGCACCGTCGTGACATGGACCGCGAATTGATTCAAGCTTACGACAAGATTGCGAAGGAATAA
- a CDS encoding thioredoxin-like domain-containing protein, with product MSKIIRAICVLLLLSASAFAGPWLGLIYKKSLYENHLALLVSGVHPESGCLSAGIVSGDLVIGFDGKDLVNVAQIQDVLKKAKVGSKVAIEIFRDGKRIPLKVTLTERPDDISSLTGSAIGSKMAEFGKNFYKNGEKRKDAPKATLLDFWATWCGPCRQTLPVLEKIYNKYSSQGLEVIGISSEQTKPLLAFYKKQHASPYPLYRDADQGLWRRYGIHAVPTLMLLDSNGYIKRVWSGAPSFEMLEKLVLEVLEK from the coding sequence ATGTCGAAAATCATTCGTGCAATTTGTGTTCTCTTACTTTTGTCGGCTTCTGCGTTTGCGGGACCGTGGCTTGGACTCATTTACAAAAAATCCCTCTATGAAAATCACCTTGCGCTGCTTGTTTCTGGCGTGCATCCTGAATCGGGCTGCCTCTCGGCCGGTATTGTTTCGGGTGACTTGGTCATCGGTTTTGATGGCAAGGACTTGGTCAATGTGGCGCAAATACAGGACGTTCTGAAAAAGGCTAAGGTCGGTTCGAAGGTTGCGATTGAAATTTTCCGTGATGGAAAGCGCATCCCGCTGAAGGTGACGCTGACGGAACGCCCGGACGATATTTCTAGCCTTACGGGTTCTGCAATTGGAAGCAAGATGGCTGAATTCGGCAAGAACTTCTACAAGAACGGCGAAAAGAGAAAGGATGCTCCGAAGGCAACGCTTCTCGATTTCTGGGCAACTTGGTGCGGACCTTGCCGCCAGACACTCCCTGTGCTCGAAAAGATCTACAACAAGTATTCTAGCCAAGGGCTCGAAGTCATCGGCATTTCGTCTGAACAGACCAAGCCGCTCCTTGCGTTCTACAAGAAGCAGCATGCTTCGCCGTATCCGCTTTACCGCGATGCGGACCAGGGACTCTGGCGCCGTTACGGGATTCATGCGGTCCCGACGCTCATGCTCCTTGATTCAAACGGCTACATCAAGCGCGTCTGGAGCGGCGCCCCGAGCTTTGAAATGCTCGAAAAGCTCGTGCTCGAGGTTCTCGAAAAATAG